In the Streptomyces sp. NBC_00525 genome, one interval contains:
- a CDS encoding RNA ligase family protein has translation MRTHYPRTPHLPWSPGASSDDVRMTDLAALAGVEVVVTEKLDGENTTLYADGLHARSLDSAHHPSRTWVKALQARIGPRMPQGWRVCGENMFARHSLAYDALESHFYGFSVWDGDRCLGWDETVGFLRSLGVPAPPVLWRGVFDAKALRALKPDTGRQEGYVVRPAAGFPAASFGRVVGKWVRPGHVVTDTHWMHAEVVENGLAPAAALWAVRSGAPVDASALRTAVGLGPADGPQDDGPPHNAPPHNAPPHNTPPHDRPEQALAAADALDALGLTGDHRLAGVLAALLHTTRRTALAPLLAGPLGLPLARRVADLVGLYPALHRPYPDEDRRAGLARMALAADLSVLHAVSGALADTPGAREQVEWSALHAEEVREPEGLREAFAGLGPEAGARCLAQARDAYAAGRISTADEAVAATWRWRSGDFPRLVQLAGPSGSGKSTFGRALPGVATYLSLDDLREARGSRADQGANGDVLREGLDRLDAALVPGATVIWDATSLNPHQRSLVHAVAHRRDALVTHAVAWIGEAELAARNGRREHPVPSRVLASQLHRFVPPYPGQAHRTWYIGTSGTVEDRA, from the coding sequence ATGCGGACTCACTATCCACGGACCCCTCATCTTCCCTGGTCGCCCGGTGCCTCCTCCGACGATGTGCGGATGACGGATCTGGCGGCGCTCGCCGGGGTCGAGGTCGTCGTCACGGAGAAGTTGGACGGGGAGAACACCACGCTGTACGCGGACGGGCTGCATGCCCGTTCGCTGGATTCGGCGCACCATCCGTCGCGTACGTGGGTGAAGGCCCTCCAGGCGCGGATCGGCCCCCGGATGCCGCAGGGGTGGCGGGTCTGCGGGGAGAACATGTTCGCGCGGCACTCCCTCGCGTACGACGCGCTGGAGAGCCACTTCTACGGGTTCTCCGTGTGGGACGGCGACCGCTGTCTGGGCTGGGACGAGACCGTGGGGTTCCTGCGCTCCCTGGGCGTCCCCGCGCCGCCCGTGCTGTGGCGCGGGGTGTTCGACGCGAAGGCGCTGCGCGCGCTGAAGCCGGACACGGGCCGGCAGGAGGGGTACGTCGTGCGGCCGGCCGCCGGCTTCCCGGCCGCGTCGTTCGGGCGCGTTGTCGGGAAGTGGGTGCGGCCGGGGCATGTGGTGACCGATACGCACTGGATGCACGCGGAGGTCGTCGAGAACGGGCTCGCCCCTGCGGCCGCGCTGTGGGCCGTACGGTCCGGAGCACCGGTCGACGCGAGCGCCCTGCGCACGGCGGTGGGCCTCGGCCCGGCGGACGGGCCCCAGGACGACGGACCCCCTCACAACGCGCCCCCGCACAACGCGCCCCCTCACAACACGCCCCCGCACGACCGGCCGGAGCAGGCCCTCGCCGCCGCCGACGCCCTCGACGCCCTCGGGCTCACCGGGGACCACCGCCTCGCCGGGGTCCTGGCCGCGCTGCTGCACACCACCCGGCGCACCGCCCTCGCCCCGCTCCTCGCCGGCCCCCTCGGCCTGCCGCTCGCCCGTCGCGTCGCGGACCTCGTCGGGCTGTACCCGGCGCTCCACCGCCCCTACCCGGACGAGGACCGGCGCGCCGGGCTGGCCCGGATGGCGCTCGCCGCCGACCTGTCCGTACTGCACGCGGTGTCCGGCGCGCTGGCGGACACCCCCGGTGCGCGGGAGCAGGTCGAGTGGTCGGCCCTGCACGCGGAGGAGGTGCGGGAGCCCGAAGGGCTGCGGGAGGCGTTCGCCGGTCTCGGGCCCGAGGCCGGCGCGCGCTGCCTGGCGCAGGCGCGGGACGCGTACGCCGCCGGGCGGATCTCCACCGCCGATGAGGCCGTCGCCGCGACCTGGCGGTGGCGGTCCGGGGACTTCCCGCGCCTGGTGCAGCTGGCCGGTCCGTCCGGCAGCGGCAAGAGCACCTTCGGCCGCGCGCTGCCGGGCGTCGCCACGTACCTCTCGCTGGACGATCTCCGCGAGGCGCGGGGCTCGCGCGCCGACCAGGGCGCCAACGGTGACGTGCTGCGCGAGGGCCTGGACCGGCTGGACGCGGCCCTCGTCCCCGGCGCGACGGTGATCTGGGACGCCACCTCGCTCAACCCGCACCAGCGCTCCCTGGTGCACGCGGTCGCCCACCGCCGGGACGCCCTGGTCACCCACGCCGTGGCCTGGATCGGCGAGGCGGAGCTGGCCGCGCGCAACGGGCGCCGGGAGCACCCCGTACCCTCGCGGGTGCTGGCGTCGCAGCTGCACCGGTTCGTCCCGCCGTACCCCGGCCAGGCGCACCGCACCTGGTACATCGGCACCAGCGGAACCGTGGAGGACCGGGCCTGA
- a CDS encoding DUF5959 family protein — MPDSSLVELMSLTDGEQGVSVRIVEGMSFSGTGRYDTLRAEIVVGTGFVSGRVELYLNAYDLDRWAEVLEAAAAGGKATWLESGRSPRIMIVPMEENASGCTEVSVHDVTSSQVFVTVPLINQPDWEAHRQMLTVVRSRFQLER; from the coding sequence GTGCCCGATTCCAGCTTGGTCGAGCTGATGTCCCTCACGGACGGGGAGCAGGGCGTCTCGGTGCGCATCGTCGAGGGAATGAGCTTCTCCGGCACCGGCCGGTACGACACCCTCCGCGCCGAGATCGTGGTCGGCACCGGATTCGTCAGTGGTCGTGTCGAGCTGTATCTCAACGCGTATGACCTCGATCGTTGGGCCGAGGTCCTGGAGGCTGCCGCAGCCGGAGGAAAGGCCACCTGGCTGGAGAGCGGACGCTCCCCGCGGATCATGATCGTCCCGATGGAGGAGAACGCGAGCGGGTGCACGGAGGTGAGCGTCCACGACGTCACCAGCTCACAGGTCTTCGTCACCGTGCCCCTCATAAATCAGCCCGATTGGGAAGCACACCGTCAGATGCTCACGGTGGTCAGAAGCCGATTTCAGCTGGAGCGGTGA